The following nucleotide sequence is from Acidovorax radicis.
TCGATGCCTGGTTCGCGTGGATCACGCTGGCTGCGCTGGTGTTCTACATCACCTTCACGGTGCTGGTGACCGAGTGGCGCACCCAGTTCCGCCGCCAGGCCAACGAGTTTGATTCGGCGGCACACACCAAGGCGGTGGATTCGTTGCTCAACTACGAAACCGTCAAATACTTCAACAACGAAGGTTTTGAAGCCCGCCGTTACGACGAAAGCCTCGAGCGCCTGCGCCTGGCGCGCCTCAAGAGCCAGACCACACTGTCCATGCTCAATGCGGGCCAGCAGTTCATCATTGCGCTGGGCTTGGTGGCGATGTTGTGGCGTGCCACCCAAGGGGTGGTCGATGGGAGCATGACACTGGGTGACCTGGTCATGGTGAATGCCTTCATGATCCAGCTGTATATCCCGTTCAACTTCCTGGGCGTGATCTACCGCGAGATCAAACAAAGCCTCACCGATCTGGACAAGATGTTTGTGTTGATGGACAAGGAGCGCGAGGTGGCAGACGCGCCTGGTGCGCAAGCTTTGGCGGGGCTCGACGCCCCCACGGTGCGTTTTGAGAACGTGTACTTTGCGTACGACCCCGGTGACGCCGCAGCAGGCGGGCGCGCCATTTTGCAAAGTGTGAGTTTTGAGATCCCCGCCGGCAAGACCGTGGCGGTGGTGGGCCCTTCGGGCTCGGGTAAGTCCACGCTGGCGCGGTTGCTGTTTCGGTTCTATGACATTCAGCAGGGCCGCATCACCATTGCAGGGCAAGAGATTCGCGGCGTGACACAGACCAGTGTGCGGCAGGCTATTGGCATCGTGCCGCAAGACACCGTGCTGTTCAACGACACCGTGGCCTACAACATCGCTTATGGCCGGCCCGGCGCTTCCCAGGCCGAGGTGGAAGCCGCGGCCCGTGCCGCGCGCATCCATGATTTCATTGCCAGCACGCCCAAGGGCTATGCCACGATGGTGGGCGAGCGGGGGCTCAAACTGTCAGGCGGCGAAAAGCAGCGGGTGGCCATTGCGCGCACCCTGCTCAAGAACCCGCCCATTCTCATTTTTGACGAGGCGACCAGCGCCCTCGACTCGGCCAACGAGCGTGCCATCCAGGCAGAGCTGCAGAGCGCGGCGCACAACAAGACCACGCTGCTCATTGCGCACCGCCTGTCCACGGTGGTGGAGGCGCACGAAATTCTGGTGATGGACGCTGGTCACATCATCGAGCGCGGCACCCATGCGCAACTGCTGGCGCAAGGCGGCTGCTATGCCAGCATGTGGGCGTTGCAGCAAAGCGATGGCGGGTAAAGAGGCCCCCTGTGTTGTTTCGCGCCTTCCCCCCGCAGGGGGCTGCCACCCGTGACCCGGCAAAACCAGTT
It contains:
- a CDS encoding ABCB family ABC transporter ATP-binding protein/permease; translated protein: MRHHGETAPPASGSTAPAHSDWATLHRLLPYLWRYKWRVVGAIVFMVGAKFANVGVPLLLKTLVDAMNFKPSEPAALLVVPVGLLVAYGGLRLSTSLFTELRELVFAKATQGAARSIALETFQHLHALSLRFHLERQTGGMTRDIERGVRGIESLISFTLFNVVATLVEVVLVLSVLAIKFDAWFAWITLAALVFYITFTVLVTEWRTQFRRQANEFDSAAHTKAVDSLLNYETVKYFNNEGFEARRYDESLERLRLARLKSQTTLSMLNAGQQFIIALGLVAMLWRATQGVVDGSMTLGDLVMVNAFMIQLYIPFNFLGVIYREIKQSLTDLDKMFVLMDKEREVADAPGAQALAGLDAPTVRFENVYFAYDPGDAAAGGRAILQSVSFEIPAGKTVAVVGPSGSGKSTLARLLFRFYDIQQGRITIAGQEIRGVTQTSVRQAIGIVPQDTVLFNDTVAYNIAYGRPGASQAEVEAAARAARIHDFIASTPKGYATMVGERGLKLSGGEKQRVAIARTLLKNPPILIFDEATSALDSANERAIQAELQSAAHNKTTLLIAHRLSTVVEAHEILVMDAGHIIERGTHAQLLAQGGCYASMWALQQSDGG